In the Thermotoga sp. KOL6 genome, TTTCGATGAACCTTGGAAAAAAGCCGTTTTCCTTGAAGGGGTTTTGACCGAATACTTACTGTATCTTCAGCAAACCAAAAGAAACTCGAAAGCGTTCATGAAGAAATTGAAGGGTCTCAAACTCAAGAAACAGGATGTTGAAGGATTACTTGCAGAGATCAGATCAAAGCTTGAAGCTTACGAAGGTATGAGTAAGAAAGTTGAGGAACTCTTGGAAGAAACTTCGAGATCCTTTATAGAAGCTGGTAATTGGAGAGCTTCTCCGGAGGAGATCAGTTTTGTTTTCGTTACGGGTATGTCGCTCGGAAGAATATTCTTCAAGGGGGTAGATGAGAGTGAATCCAGTGAAGAACAGGAGTGAAATTCTGTTCATCTACGATGTAAAATGGGCCAATCCTAACGGGGACCCTCTCGATGAAAACAGGCCAAGATTTGACGATGAAACATCTAAGCTTTTTGTGACAGATGTTAGACTCAAAAGAACAGTGAGGGACTATCTTGCAGACTATTACAATGAAACTTTGTGGGTTTCTGGAGAAGCGGAAGTTCCAGACAAGAGGGTAAAAACTCTCAAGATCGAAAATTTGGAAGACGCTTGTCAGAAATGTATAGACATCAGACTCTTTGGAGCGGTTATCCCCCAGAAGAAAAGCGGTGCGAGTGAAACATCGATCGTAGGACCTGTTCAGTTCAGATACGGAACCAGTCTTCACAGAGTGAAAATGATGACGGTACAGGGAACGGCTGCGTTTGCTACTTCCAGCGAATCAAAACAGAGAAGTTTCAGAGAGGATCAATTAGTGCCTTATGCGTTGATTGCTTTCTATGGTGTCGTCAATCAGCATTCGGCTGCTGTAACAAAACTCACGGAAGAAGACGTTTCAAAACTTCTCGAAGGTATGTGGATAGGTACG is a window encoding:
- the cas7b gene encoding type I-B CRISPR-associated protein Cas7/Csh2 — encoded protein: MRVNPVKNRSEILFIYDVKWANPNGDPLDENRPRFDDETSKLFVTDVRLKRTVRDYLADYYNETLWVSGEAEVPDKRVKTLKIENLEDACQKCIDIRLFGAVIPQKKSGASETSIVGPVQFRYGTSLHRVKMMTVQGTAAFATSSESKQRSFREDQLVPYALIAFYGVVNQHSAAVTKLTEEDVSKLLEGMWIGTKNLITRSKMEHNPRLLMRVVYKEGVNYHCGELDYLVRVLSEKEDEELRDVRELKLEVSPLVSSLESLKEKIERIEYAIDPALTLSVNGEEKTFENVFSEFPLKKLGW